In the Muricauda sp. MAR_2010_75 genome, one interval contains:
- a CDS encoding prohibitin family protein, translating into MDRLPKIALPAIAGIIILIIFISRSTVTIGSGEAGVLYKYFGGGVVTDEPPLGEGFHLVAPWNKVFIYEVRQQEQLEKMNVLSSNGLDIKLEASVWFQPKYEELGKLHQEKSEQYIERVLLPAIRSAARSVVGRYTPEQLYSSKRDAIQQEIFEETEKIVSAQYIQLNEVLVRDVTLPPTIKDAIERKLKQEQESLEYEFRLVTAEKEAEKVRIEAQGKADANRILSASLTDKILQDKGIDATLKLSESPNAKVVVVGSGDNGLPLILGNN; encoded by the coding sequence ATGGACAGATTACCAAAAATTGCTTTGCCTGCCATTGCGGGCATTATTATTCTCATCATATTTATTTCGAGATCAACCGTGACCATAGGTTCCGGTGAAGCCGGAGTGCTCTACAAGTATTTCGGTGGAGGTGTTGTTACCGATGAGCCTCCTTTGGGAGAAGGTTTTCATTTGGTCGCCCCTTGGAACAAGGTATTTATTTATGAAGTACGTCAGCAGGAACAGCTTGAAAAAATGAATGTGCTCTCCTCCAACGGACTGGATATTAAGCTGGAAGCTTCCGTTTGGTTCCAGCCCAAGTATGAAGAACTTGGGAAATTGCACCAAGAAAAAAGCGAACAATATATTGAACGTGTTTTATTGCCTGCAATTCGGTCCGCCGCACGTAGTGTTGTGGGGCGTTATACCCCGGAGCAGTTATACTCCAGTAAACGGGATGCCATTCAACAGGAAATCTTTGAGGAGACCGAAAAAATTGTAAGCGCCCAATACATTCAGTTAAACGAAGTATTGGTGAGGGATGTAACCTTACCACCAACCATTAAGGATGCCATTGAACGCAAATTAAAACAAGAACAAGAATCGTTGGAATACGAGTTTCGATTGGTGACTGCTGAGAAAGAAGCAGAAAAAGTCCGAATTGAAGCACAAGGTAAGGCAGATGCCAACCGAATACTCAGTGCGTCACTAACAGATAAAATACTTCAGGACAAAGGAATAGATGCAACACTAAAGCTTTCAGAATCGCCAAATGCCAAAGTGGTGGTAGTGGGGTCGGGTGATAATGGATTACCATTAATTTTGGGAAATAACTAA
- the hisC gene encoding histidinol-phosphate transaminase, with protein MNKIFNIVSLTRESVRNLKPYSSARDEYVSDGSEMIFLDANENPFENGVNRYPDPYQRSLKSLLAEQKGVSETNLLLGNGSDEVLDLIFRAFCEPNQDNIITLPPTYGMYKVLSGINAVENREVLLNSDFEPNVPEILKTADKNTKLLFICSPNNPTGNAFSREKVGELLENFNGLVVIDEAYIDFSDQESWLTNLKDYPNLIVTQTLSKAYGMAGIRLGICYASEEIIAILNKIKPPYNVNQLTQQQALIRVLNQDAVDKEVTQILRERDNLIVALKSVRFVQEIYPTDANFVLAKVDNANQRYQELLEERVVVRNRSTQPLCENTLRFTVGTPEENKKLIAILKKLG; from the coding sequence ATGAATAAGATATTCAACATAGTTTCATTGACCAGGGAGAGTGTAAGAAATCTAAAGCCCTATTCCTCCGCTCGGGATGAGTACGTTTCCGATGGTTCTGAAATGATTTTTTTGGATGCCAACGAAAACCCCTTTGAAAATGGGGTCAACCGCTATCCAGACCCCTATCAGAGAAGTTTAAAGTCGCTTTTGGCAGAGCAAAAAGGGGTTTCTGAGACGAACCTATTACTTGGTAATGGGAGTGACGAAGTTTTAGACCTTATTTTCAGGGCCTTCTGTGAACCGAATCAAGACAACATTATTACATTGCCACCCACCTATGGCATGTACAAAGTCCTATCTGGTATCAATGCTGTAGAAAATAGGGAAGTATTGTTGAACTCGGATTTTGAACCCAATGTCCCTGAAATCTTGAAGACCGCTGATAAAAACACCAAGCTGTTATTCATCTGTTCGCCCAATAATCCCACAGGAAATGCATTTTCCAGAGAAAAGGTGGGCGAACTATTGGAGAATTTCAATGGATTGGTGGTGATTGATGAAGCCTATATTGATTTTTCGGATCAAGAGAGTTGGTTGACCAACTTAAAAGACTATCCTAATCTGATTGTTACCCAAACGCTGTCCAAAGCATACGGCATGGCAGGAATTCGATTGGGAATTTGTTATGCATCCGAAGAAATCATTGCCATCCTCAATAAAATCAAACCGCCTTACAATGTCAATCAATTGACACAGCAGCAAGCCTTGATACGCGTGTTGAACCAAGATGCTGTTGATAAAGAAGTGACACAGATTTTACGAGAACGGGATAACTTGATTGTCGCATTGAAAAGTGTGCGATTCGTTCAGGAAATTTACCCCACCGATGCCAACTTTGTTTTGGCCAAAGTGGATAATGCCAATCAACGGTATCAAGAATTGTTGGAGGAACGAGTAGTGGTCAGAAACCGGAGTACACAACCGCTGTGCGAGAATACGCTTCGGTTCACTGTAGGAACTCCAGAAGAAAACAAAAAACTGATAGCCATTTTAAAAAAATTGGGATAA
- a CDS encoding four helix bundle protein — protein MKKDLKDRTKAFAIRVWKLCSSFPKSREFNAYVNQLIRSSSSVGANYRASQRAKSRADFINKLKIVEEEIDESMYFLELLIETSKENISEMKLIHAEANEILAIVVSSIKTARANGK, from the coding sequence ATGAAGAAAGATTTAAAAGATAGAACTAAGGCCTTTGCCATAAGGGTTTGGAAATTGTGTTCAAGTTTTCCAAAGTCAAGAGAGTTCAATGCCTATGTGAATCAATTAATACGGAGTTCAAGTTCTGTAGGTGCGAATTACAGGGCCTCCCAAAGAGCTAAATCGAGAGCTGATTTTATCAACAAGCTTAAAATAGTTGAAGAAGAAATAGATGAAAGCATGTACTTTTTGGAACTGCTAATAGAAACGAGTAAAGAGAATATTTCAGAAATGAAATTAATTCACGCTGAAGCCAATGAAATTTTGGCCATAGTAGTTTCTTCAATCAAAACAGCACGAGCAAATGGAAAATAA
- a CDS encoding DinB family protein — translation MDKEKQLQEEIVWNAGYRMNESLRMIKICLDRLSEKAVWQKPNESSNSIGNLIVHLCGNITQYGIASIQNLEDNRKRDEEFSTTSGYSKDELIQKLSDTIDEAKRAFYEAPLEELLRKRSVQGFNFSGVANIIHVTEHLSYHTGQIALWTKLLNNQDLGFYDGVDLNVKNE, via the coding sequence ATGGATAAAGAAAAACAGCTTCAGGAAGAAATCGTTTGGAATGCAGGGTATCGTATGAACGAAAGCCTGCGCATGATCAAAATCTGTTTGGACCGGCTTTCGGAAAAAGCGGTTTGGCAAAAACCGAACGAATCATCAAACAGCATTGGGAATTTGATAGTACACCTTTGCGGAAACATTACCCAATATGGAATAGCTTCCATTCAGAACTTGGAAGATAACCGCAAACGTGACGAAGAGTTTTCTACAACTTCTGGATATTCCAAGGACGAATTGATTCAAAAACTGAGCGATACCATTGATGAAGCCAAAAGGGCTTTCTACGAGGCACCGTTAGAGGAATTACTTCGTAAAAGATCGGTCCAAGGATTCAATTTTTCAGGAGTGGCCAATATCATTCATGTTACCGAGCACTTGTCCTACCATACAGGACAAATTGCACTATGGACCAAGCTATTGAACAATCAAGATTTGGGTTTTTATGATGGCGTGGACCTCAATGTAAAGAACGAATAA
- a CDS encoding VWA domain-containing protein, whose amino-acid sequence MDFRTVLLIILAAITALIVVFYQYFYKNPRKGWLKFVLAALRFITLFCALLLLINPKFINRDYFLEKANLIVLVDDSSSIQEAQAETPISPLVEQLTTNDELNERFSIHQYTFGTTLQATDSLNFSQRNTDISNALSTVNEIFVNGTNAVVLVTDGNQTLGRDYEYIGLGSNLSVNPMVVGDTTAYEDISVGLLNSNTYAFLRNQFPVEATILYRGSRPVSKTVSISLDESRVYQQRLNFDASKNSQTINPLIEAKSVGVKTLKIEVEPLENEKNPFNNGKETAIEVIDEKTNVFIVSDILHPDIGALKKSIEANEQRSVRIAKPNAASDLEDADILILYQPNRNFRGIYDYVSKSGKSIFTITGSKTDWNFLNRTQQSFAKENINQTEDIIPILNNAFGVFGLGNFNVDNFPPLRGNLGNIDLLKNGETLLYQQIKGVDLDQPLLAVLTEGKQREAALFGENIWRWRAQTYRNTESFNNFDELMGNLMVYLGSNDQRSRLELDFELVYDNASMARIRASYFDESYQFDPDGSITIAIQGQNNNFNRESPMLLKGNFYEVDLSDLEAGEYQFTVTVSGENLKRSGSFKILDFNPEKQLISSNHSKLQRLAEKTNGKLYFPDKLDELVDELSTSQRYLPIQKSQQNVVSLIDFRILLGLIVLALALEWFIRKYNGLI is encoded by the coding sequence ATGGATTTTCGCACGGTACTCCTTATTATTCTTGCAGCGATTACCGCGCTTATCGTAGTTTTCTATCAATATTTCTATAAAAATCCCAGAAAGGGCTGGCTGAAATTTGTTTTGGCCGCATTGCGATTCATCACATTGTTCTGTGCACTTCTGCTGTTGATAAACCCCAAATTCATCAACAGGGACTATTTTTTGGAAAAAGCCAATTTGATTGTCTTGGTAGATGATTCATCGTCAATACAAGAAGCACAAGCAGAAACTCCCATATCTCCATTGGTGGAACAACTCACAACCAATGATGAATTGAACGAACGGTTTTCCATTCACCAATATACGTTTGGAACGACCTTGCAAGCCACGGACTCGCTCAACTTCAGTCAAAGGAACACCGATATTTCCAATGCACTATCCACTGTAAATGAAATTTTTGTTAATGGCACCAATGCGGTAGTATTGGTAACCGATGGCAACCAAACGCTTGGTAGGGATTATGAATATATTGGCCTTGGCTCTAATTTATCCGTAAATCCCATGGTGGTAGGGGACACCACGGCGTATGAAGACATTTCAGTGGGACTGCTCAATAGCAATACCTACGCTTTTCTTCGCAATCAGTTTCCTGTGGAGGCGACCATTTTATACCGAGGTTCACGCCCTGTTTCCAAAACAGTGTCAATTTCTTTGGATGAAAGTCGGGTGTACCAACAACGCCTGAATTTTGATGCATCCAAAAACAGTCAAACCATCAATCCCCTCATAGAAGCTAAAAGTGTGGGGGTGAAGACCTTGAAAATTGAGGTTGAACCCCTGGAAAATGAAAAAAATCCATTCAATAATGGCAAGGAAACAGCCATCGAGGTCATTGACGAAAAAACCAATGTGTTCATTGTTTCTGATATACTTCACCCAGACATAGGCGCATTGAAAAAATCAATTGAAGCTAACGAACAGCGTTCCGTGCGCATCGCAAAACCAAATGCTGCTTCAGATCTGGAAGATGCGGACATTCTAATTCTATATCAACCCAACCGAAATTTCAGAGGCATTTACGACTATGTTTCAAAATCGGGTAAAAGTATTTTTACCATTACTGGGTCCAAAACCGATTGGAATTTTTTAAATCGGACCCAACAGAGTTTTGCGAAAGAGAACATTAATCAGACCGAAGATATCATACCTATACTAAACAATGCTTTTGGCGTATTTGGTCTTGGAAATTTCAATGTGGATAATTTTCCTCCGCTTAGAGGGAATTTGGGAAATATCGACCTACTGAAAAATGGGGAGACCCTGCTTTATCAACAGATTAAAGGAGTGGATTTGGACCAACCACTGCTTGCGGTCTTAACGGAAGGAAAACAACGGGAAGCGGCCCTGTTTGGTGAAAATATCTGGAGATGGCGGGCCCAAACGTATCGCAACACCGAAAGTTTCAACAATTTTGATGAGCTTATGGGTAATCTTATGGTCTACTTGGGCAGCAATGACCAACGAAGCCGTTTGGAACTGGATTTTGAGTTAGTCTATGACAATGCAAGCATGGCCCGGATAAGGGCGTCTTATTTTGATGAAAGCTATCAATTTGACCCTGATGGTTCTATTACCATTGCCATTCAAGGCCAGAACAACAATTTCAATCGCGAATCGCCCATGCTGCTCAAAGGTAATTTTTATGAGGTGGACTTGAGTGACCTTGAGGCAGGAGAATATCAATTTACGGTAACGGTTTCAGGAGAAAACCTAAAGCGCTCTGGATCCTTTAAGATTTTGGACTTTAATCCAGAAAAACAACTCATCTCATCCAATCACTCTAAATTACAACGCCTCGCAGAGAAAACTAATGGAAAACTTTACTTTCCAGATAAGCTGGATGAACTGGTGGATGAGCTATCGACCTCACAACGCTATCTTCCGATTCAAAAGAGCCAACAAAATGTTGTATCTTTAATAGATTTCCGTATTTTATTGGGACTGATTGTCCTAGCTCTTGCCCTGGAATGGTTCATCAGAAAATACAATGGATTAATATAA
- the hisH gene encoding imidazole glycerol phosphate synthase subunit HisH, which translates to MKIVIIDYGAGNIQSIKFAIKRLGYEAVLSHDVAEIQNADKVIFPGVGEASSAMSKLRATGLDKIIPQLKQPVLGICLGMQLMCRSSEEGNTKGLNIFDLDVVKFSKTVKVPQIGWNQITNLKTDLFQGIPDKSYVYLVHSFYAPLHAETIAVSEYGLSYSAALRKDNFYGVQFHPEKSSDVGSKILKNFLTVI; encoded by the coding sequence ATGAAAATAGTCATCATTGATTACGGCGCAGGAAATATCCAAAGCATCAAATTTGCCATCAAACGGTTGGGCTATGAAGCCGTTTTGAGCCATGATGTGGCGGAAATCCAAAATGCCGATAAAGTCATTTTCCCAGGGGTGGGGGAAGCGAGTTCTGCCATGTCAAAATTGCGAGCTACTGGTTTGGACAAAATCATTCCCCAATTAAAACAACCGGTTTTGGGCATTTGTTTGGGGATGCAGTTAATGTGCAGGTCATCTGAAGAGGGTAATACAAAAGGCCTTAACATTTTTGATTTGGATGTGGTGAAATTCTCCAAAACCGTAAAAGTACCGCAAATCGGATGGAATCAAATCACCAACTTGAAGACAGATTTATTCCAAGGAATTCCAGACAAATCCTATGTTTATTTGGTGCATAGTTTCTATGCTCCTCTACATGCAGAAACGATTGCTGTTTCGGAATATGGGCTGTCTTACAGCGCTGCCTTGCGGAAAGACAATTTTTATGGAGTACAATTTCACCCCGAGAAAAGTAGTGATGTAGGGAGTAAGATACTAAAGAATTTTTTAACGGTCATTTGA
- a CDS encoding GNAT family N-acetyltransferase: METQFTISWIPIENLKSILPLAYILNGEQISMEVLQDRLSEMIPMGYKCIGVYHGDELIGICGVWILNKLYAGKHIEPDNVIISPDYQGKGIGKLMMDFLVDYAREIGCETAEVNCYVKNERGKKFWETHGYVPLGFHMIKRLKDE; encoded by the coding sequence ATGGAAACACAATTTACCATATCGTGGATTCCCATTGAAAACCTGAAGAGTATTCTGCCTTTGGCCTACATACTCAATGGGGAACAAATTTCAATGGAAGTTTTGCAAGATCGATTATCAGAGATGATCCCGATGGGATACAAATGCATTGGCGTCTATCATGGCGATGAATTGATCGGAATTTGTGGAGTTTGGATATTGAACAAGCTCTATGCCGGCAAACACATAGAACCAGATAATGTAATTATATCGCCAGATTATCAAGGTAAAGGCATTGGAAAGCTCATGATGGATTTCTTGGTGGATTATGCCCGAGAAATTGGTTGCGAAACTGCTGAGGTCAACTGTTATGTTAAAAACGAAAGAGGGAAGAAGTTCTGGGAAACCCATGGGTATGTGCCATTGGGTTTCCATATGATCAAAAGATTGAAGGATGAATAA
- a CDS encoding GNAT family N-acetyltransferase has translation MDYYISTDKDKLDIPKIHEQVKSTYWGGYRTLGLTTTTIESCLCFGLYTQEDEQIGFARVLTDKVVFAYLMDVLIFEPYKGKGLGKLLVRHILEHPDIKNVFTVALKTKDAHGLYEPLGFSRVGDSEMWMAMDKAKYD, from the coding sequence ATGGACTATTACATTTCAACCGATAAGGATAAATTGGATATCCCAAAAATTCACGAACAGGTCAAAAGCACCTATTGGGGAGGTTATCGCACCTTGGGATTGACCACCACAACCATTGAGAGCTGTTTGTGTTTTGGATTATATACCCAAGAAGATGAGCAAATTGGTTTCGCCAGAGTCCTAACAGACAAGGTGGTTTTTGCCTATCTTATGGATGTCCTGATTTTTGAACCTTATAAAGGGAAAGGCCTGGGAAAACTATTAGTGAGACATATTTTGGAACACCCAGACATTAAAAACGTTTTCACCGTTGCGTTGAAAACCAAAGATGCTCATGGATTATATGAGCCTTTAGGATTTTCAAGAGTTGGGGATTCCGAGATGTGGATGGCCATGGACAAAGCAAAATACGATTAA
- the hisA gene encoding 1-(5-phosphoribosyl)-5-[(5-phosphoribosylamino)methylideneamino]imidazole-4-carboxamide isomerase — translation MRLIPAIDIIDGKCVRLSKGDYGTKKIYNENPLEVAKEFEAHGIQYLHVVDLDGAKSKHIVNHKVLEAIASQTSLKIDFGGGLKSDEDLYIAFESGAHQITGGSIAVKDEETFLGWLETYGSDKIILGADAQNEKVTVSGWQEESNQELVPFIQSYQKKGVKYVICTDISKDGMLEGPSFELYKRILSKTMKHETLVTGSGVEDVETIGINLIASGGISTFDELPELAEIGCEGTIIGKAIYENRISLKQLEHYIVENG, via the coding sequence ATGAGATTGATTCCTGCTATAGATATTATTGATGGAAAATGCGTTCGTCTTTCCAAAGGGGATTATGGCACAAAAAAGATTTATAACGAGAATCCTTTGGAAGTAGCTAAAGAGTTTGAGGCGCACGGTATTCAGTATTTGCATGTGGTGGACCTGGACGGAGCTAAGTCCAAGCACATCGTCAACCATAAGGTATTGGAGGCCATTGCATCCCAGACCAGCTTAAAAATTGACTTTGGAGGGGGATTGAAATCCGATGAAGATCTATATATTGCCTTTGAGAGTGGTGCCCATCAGATTACCGGGGGTAGCATCGCGGTCAAGGACGAAGAAACGTTTTTGGGATGGTTGGAAACCTACGGTTCGGATAAAATCATTCTGGGAGCCGATGCGCAGAATGAGAAAGTGACCGTATCTGGATGGCAGGAGGAATCCAACCAAGAGTTGGTTCCCTTTATCCAATCCTACCAAAAGAAGGGGGTTAAATATGTGATATGCACCGACATTAGCAAAGATGGGATGTTGGAAGGGCCTTCGTTTGAACTTTATAAAAGAATCCTGTCCAAAACCATGAAGCACGAAACATTGGTTACGGGCAGTGGTGTAGAAGATGTGGAGACCATTGGTATTAATTTGATAGCCAGTGGTGGCATTTCAACTTTTGATGAACTCCCCGAACTCGCCGAAATAGGCTGTGAGGGCACCATAATTGGCAAAGCCATTTATGAGAATCGAATCAGTTTAAAACAATTGGAACACTACATTGTTGAAAATGGATAA
- the hisB gene encoding bifunctional histidinol-phosphatase/imidazoleglycerol-phosphate dehydratase HisB encodes MGKKVLFIDRDGTIIKETEDEQIDAFEKISFYPKVFTYLGKIAKELDYELAMITNQDGLGTDIFPEETFWPVHNFILKSFENEGVVFDQVFIDRTFPKDNADTRKPGTGMLTSYFSEEYDLGSSFVIGDRLTDIELAKNLGAKGIFINDETHLGTGEITVKRDELDSYIALESNDWEKIYEFLKLENRIAEISRKTNETDIYIKLNLDGTGKSDIQTGLAFFDHMLDQLARHGQMDLTIKADGDLEVDEHHTIEDTAIALGEVFSKALGNKLGIERYGFCLPMDDCLAQVAIDFGGRNWLVWDADFKREKIGEMPTEMFLHFFKSFTDGAKANLNIKAEGTNEHHKIEAIFKAFAKSIKMAVKRDAEKMVLPSTKGML; translated from the coding sequence ATGGGCAAGAAAGTACTTTTTATCGACCGGGATGGGACCATCATCAAAGAGACGGAAGACGAGCAGATTGACGCTTTTGAGAAAATATCATTTTATCCAAAAGTGTTCACCTATTTAGGGAAAATTGCCAAAGAACTGGACTATGAATTGGCCATGATTACCAACCAAGACGGGTTGGGAACCGATATTTTTCCGGAGGAAACCTTTTGGCCCGTGCATAATTTTATTTTGAAGTCTTTTGAAAATGAGGGGGTTGTTTTTGACCAAGTTTTTATAGACCGTACCTTTCCAAAGGACAATGCCGATACCCGGAAACCGGGAACAGGAATGCTCACTTCCTATTTTTCGGAAGAGTATGATTTAGGGAGTTCTTTTGTAATCGGTGATCGTCTCACGGACATTGAATTGGCTAAAAATTTGGGGGCCAAAGGTATTTTCATCAATGATGAAACCCACTTGGGAACGGGAGAAATCACCGTGAAACGTGACGAATTGGATAGCTACATCGCTCTGGAAAGTAACGATTGGGAAAAGATTTATGAGTTTTTAAAACTAGAAAATCGAATTGCGGAAATATCCCGCAAAACAAATGAAACTGATATTTACATCAAGCTAAATTTAGATGGAACCGGCAAAAGCGACATACAAACTGGTCTTGCTTTCTTTGATCATATGTTGGACCAATTGGCGCGCCATGGCCAAATGGATTTAACCATAAAAGCTGATGGCGATTTGGAAGTGGATGAACACCACACCATTGAAGATACGGCCATCGCTTTGGGTGAAGTGTTTTCAAAAGCTTTGGGAAATAAACTTGGTATTGAACGCTACGGTTTCTGCTTACCTATGGACGACTGTTTGGCCCAAGTTGCCATTGATTTTGGAGGACGAAATTGGCTGGTTTGGGATGCCGATTTTAAACGGGAAAAAATAGGGGAGATGCCTACGGAGATGTTTTTGCACTTCTTCAAATCCTTTACTGATGGAGCCAAGGCCAATTTGAATATTAAAGCGGAAGGCACCAATGAGCACCATAAAATCGAGGCTATTTTTAAAGCTTTTGCCAAATCCATCAAGATGGCGGTAAAAAGAGATGCGGAGAAAATGGTACTGCCTTCAACCAAAGGAATGCTTTAA
- the hisG gene encoding ATP phosphoribosyltransferase: MTKIRIAVQKSGRLNEDSLKILKDCGISIDNGKDQLKATAMNFPLEVFYLRNGDIPQYLRDGVVDIAIIGENVLIEKGQDISVAEKLNFSKCKVSLAVPKTVKYNSVKDFEGKKIATSYPNTVIEYLKSKGVTADLHIINGSVEIAPNIGLADGICDIVSSGSTLFKNNLKEVEVILKSEAVLAVSPLISEERKEILKKMQFRIKSVLQARQNKYVLLNAPNDKLDKIISILPGMRSPTVLPLAEEGWSSVHSVIKRDTFWEVIDELKKAGAEGILVCPIEKMVM, translated from the coding sequence ATGACAAAAATTAGAATTGCCGTCCAGAAGAGTGGACGCTTAAATGAGGATTCACTCAAAATCCTCAAGGACTGTGGCATCAGCATTGACAATGGAAAAGACCAACTAAAGGCCACAGCCATGAATTTTCCGTTGGAAGTATTTTATTTACGCAATGGCGACATCCCCCAATATTTGCGGGATGGGGTGGTTGACATTGCCATTATTGGTGAAAACGTACTTATTGAAAAAGGCCAGGACATTTCCGTAGCCGAGAAACTCAACTTCTCAAAATGTAAAGTGTCTTTGGCCGTTCCAAAGACGGTCAAGTACAATTCGGTGAAAGATTTTGAAGGCAAAAAAATAGCTACTTCCTATCCCAATACGGTCATCGAATACCTTAAATCAAAAGGAGTTACGGCAGATTTACACATTATCAATGGCTCTGTGGAAATTGCTCCCAATATTGGTTTGGCCGATGGTATCTGTGATATTGTTTCCAGTGGAAGTACCCTCTTCAAAAATAATTTGAAGGAGGTAGAGGTCATATTAAAGAGTGAAGCGGTACTGGCTGTTTCTCCGTTAATTTCGGAAGAACGAAAGGAAATCCTGAAGAAAATGCAGTTCAGGATTAAATCTGTGCTCCAGGCCAGACAGAACAAGTATGTGCTTTTAAATGCTCCCAATGACAAATTGGATAAGATTATTTCCATTTTACCAGGGATGCGAAGCCCCACGGTATTGCCCTTAGCTGAAGAAGGGTGGAGTTCTGTACATTCCGTCATTAAACGGGACACATTTTGGGAAGTCATTGACGAACTAAAAAAAGCCGGAGCCGAAGGCATTTTGGTGTGTCCCATTGAAAAAATGGTCATGTAA
- the hisD gene encoding histidinol dehydrogenase, with the protein MNKIVNPNKEDWQQLLQRPTQTVSDIEQTVNTIFEDVKRGGDTVVQKYTEQFDKANLSSLLVGANEIREASELVSEELKQAIHLAKSNIEKFHAAQKTAKVEVETMPGVQCWQEKRPIQKVGLYIPGGTAPLFSTILMLAIPAKLAGCKEIVLCTPPNKDGEVNPTILYAASLCGVTQIFKVGGIQAIAALTFGTESIPKVYKIFGPGNQYVTVAKQLATKYGVAIDMPAGPSELLVVADDSANAAFVASDLLSQAEHGVDSQVILVSTSEKMLDDVESEIEEQLIALPRKEIAEKSIANSKLILMKDDEIAIDLINEYGPEHFIVCVKNEVFYLNNIQNAGSVFIGNYTPESAGDYASGTNHTLPTNGYAKQYSGVNLDSFMKSMTFQKISEKGMGKIGNAIELMAEAEGLQAHKNAVTLRLNSLEKN; encoded by the coding sequence ATGAATAAAATAGTTAATCCAAATAAAGAGGATTGGCAGCAATTGTTGCAGCGTCCAACCCAAACGGTGTCGGATATTGAGCAGACCGTGAACACCATTTTTGAAGACGTAAAAAGGGGTGGGGATACTGTTGTTCAAAAGTATACGGAACAATTTGACAAGGCCAACCTGAGTTCGCTTTTGGTTGGTGCCAACGAAATTAGGGAGGCATCTGAATTGGTTTCCGAGGAACTGAAACAGGCTATCCACTTGGCAAAATCAAACATAGAAAAATTCCATGCTGCACAAAAAACAGCCAAAGTTGAAGTGGAAACGATGCCTGGAGTACAGTGTTGGCAAGAAAAACGACCCATACAAAAAGTGGGATTATACATTCCTGGTGGAACAGCTCCTTTATTTTCCACGATTTTAATGCTTGCAATTCCTGCTAAATTGGCAGGATGTAAGGAAATTGTGCTGTGCACGCCGCCCAACAAAGATGGAGAAGTGAACCCGACTATTTTATATGCGGCCAGCCTTTGTGGCGTGACCCAAATTTTTAAGGTTGGTGGCATTCAGGCCATCGCAGCCTTGACCTTTGGTACGGAATCCATTCCTAAAGTGTATAAAATTTTTGGGCCGGGAAATCAATATGTGACCGTGGCAAAACAATTGGCCACTAAATATGGCGTAGCCATAGATATGCCTGCTGGGCCAAGTGAACTTTTGGTCGTGGCCGATGATTCTGCAAATGCCGCTTTTGTGGCCTCTGATTTATTAAGTCAGGCCGAGCATGGTGTGGACAGTCAGGTCATTTTGGTTTCCACTTCAGAAAAAATGCTGGATGATGTGGAAAGCGAGATTGAAGAGCAGCTTATAGCTTTGCCCAGAAAGGAAATTGCAGAAAAATCCATTGCCAATAGCAAATTAATTTTGATGAAGGATGATGAAATTGCCATAGACCTTATCAATGAATATGGCCCTGAGCATTTTATTGTTTGTGTGAAGAATGAGGTATTTTACCTTAACAACATTCAAAATGCAGGGTCAGTGTTTATTGGGAATTATACCCCGGAAAGTGCTGGGGATTATGCATCGGGAACCAATCACACACTGCCCACAAACGGCTACGCCAAGCAATATAGCGGGGTGAATCTGGATAGTTTTATGAAGAGTATGACCTTTCAGAAAATATCCGAAAAAGGAATGGGAAAAATTGGGAACGCCATTGAGTTAATGGCCGAAGCCGAAGGCCTACAAGCTCATAAGAATGCGGTAACCCTCAGATTAAATAGTTTAGAAAAGAATTAA